Genomic window (Acidobacteriota bacterium):
ATGACGACGAACGCGGTGGGAAGTGACGAGTGGATCGGCGTTGACGACATTAACGTCACGGCAGGACCCGCGGCACCGACCCAGCACGTCCTCGATTTCAATGGCGACGGCAAAACCGACTACGCGCTCGTCCGCAATATCGGCGGCGGGCCGAGCGGACAGATTCGCTGGTTCATCAACTACACCGGCACGGCAACGACCGTTGCCTCGGATTGGGGACTTAACGGGGACAATTATGTGCCGGCGGATTACGACGGCGACAACAAATCCGACATCGCCGTTTGGCGCGGATTGACCAACAATCAGCCGAGCGGAAACGCGTTCTTCTACATTCTGCAAAGCCAGACCAATACGGTCCGGATCGACGATTTCGGCATCACAGGAGACAATCCGAGTGTTGTCGGCGATTATAACGGCGACGGCAAGGACGATGTCGCGGTCTACCGGCCGGGCGCATCGGTTGGACAGAACAGCGTCTGGTACTGGAGGACTGCCGTGGCCGGACCGATCAGCAACCAGATTTGGGGCCTCAACGGTGATTTCCCTGCACCCGGAGACTACGACGGGGACGGAAAGAACGACTTCGTCATCCAGCGCAACAACGGCGGCGGCAACGCGATCTTCTGGTTCAATAGAACAACGGCCGGGATCTCAAACACGGTTTTCGGGACTCCGACGGATCAGATCGTACCGGGCGATTATGACGGCGACGGCAAAACCGATCTCGCCACCGTAAGGGCCTTCGGCGCTGCCATCCTTTGGTGGCATCTCAGAAGTTCGGACGGAGCGGCCGTGCAAACGGTCTTCGGAGTGGCCGCGACGGATTTTCCGCTTCCGGGTGATTACGACGGAGACGGCAAATCCGACCACGCCATCTGGCGGACAAGCGCGGTGGCCGGAGAGAGTGCTTTCTGGTTCCTCGGCTCGACGAGCGGCGCTTTCAGCCAACCAATGGGTTCCAGCGGAGACTTTCCGGTCGCCAATGCCCTTAATAACTAGCTGCAACGATTGCTTGAAATAAGAGACCGGGAAGCCGCAAAGCTTTCCGGTCTTTTTGTCTCGCTCAGACGATCTCCAGTTCCCGAAGGCAACGTTCGATCCGTTGATAGGTATGCTCGATGTCGTTGTCGAGCCCGATCGAGAATCGCACCAGCCCTTCGCTGAGTCCAATCGCGTCGCGTTCCTCTTTTGGAATCTCGGACGAAGTGCTGTGTCCCGGAGGCGAGAACAGAGTCTTGAAGTATCCGAGGCTGACCGCCAGATAACCGACCTTTTCCTGCTGCATTCGCGTCATCAGTTTGTTCGCCGTCTCAAGTTCGCCGACGTCGAGCGCGATCATCCCGCCGAAACCGTAGCCCGGGTTCATAAACGACGTCAGCAATTCGTGCTGCGGGTGTTCCGGCAGTCCGGGATAATGAACCTTAAGGCCGAGTCCTTTGAACCGCTCCGCGAGAAACTGCGCATTCGTGCTGTGCTGGCGCATTCGAAGATGCAGCGAATGCAGATTTTTGAGAATGCTCGCGGCGCGCATCGAATCGAGCACCGCGCCGAGGAGCATCGCCGTCCCCGACGTAATGTCCGTCAACCGATGAACGAATTCGTCGCTCGCGCAAACCGCGCCCGCGACGCAATCGCTCGTGCCGTTGATGAACTTCGTCATACTGTGGACGACGATGTCGGCGCCGAGCCGGATCGGCGAAACGATCAGCGGGCTGAACGTGTTGTCGACGACGAGTTTCGCGTTATTTGCCTTCGCAATCTCCGCGATGCGCGGAATATCTGCGATCTCGAGCAGCGGATTGCTCATCGTCTCGCAGTAGATCACCCGCGTCCGTTCGTTGATCTTCGCCGCGATCTCGTCGAGATTCCGGATGTCCACAAAGTTCACTTTGATCCCGAACCGCGGCAGAATATTCTTGAACAGCGCGTAGGTTCCGCCGTAGATCGTGTGGGCGGCGATAATTTCGTCGCCGGCGTCGCAGATCTGAAGTATCGTCGAACTGATCGCGGCCATCCCCGAAGCGGCGACCTGCGCCGATTCGCTGTCCTCCATTCTGGCAAGCGCCTTGGCGAGATATTTGTTGGTCGGATTCCAATGGCGTGAATAGAGGAAACAGCCTTCGATCTCGTGTTCGAAGAGTTCCTCCATCCGCTCGGGCGTCATAAAGGTAAATGTCGAGGAATCGGTGATCGACGGATTTACATCGCCGAATTCACCGAAAACCAGATAATCCTGAATTCTGCTGCTAGGGTCGAACATAAGTCACCTCTTTAGTGCATAGTGCTTAGTGCATAGTGCATAGTGCATAGTGACTTCGTCTCTGCACTTTGCACTCTCTCTCCACTCTGCACTCTGCACTTTGCACTCTGCACTATCTACTGTCTCCACTTTTTCACTTTTCATCCTTCGCTTCCGTGACGGCAATCACCGGACACAGGGCATTTTCGATGATTCCGGCGACTTTGCCGGCGGCCGAACCATCGGCAAAGAAACGGTGCTTCACACCGACCACGATGAGATCCGCATTCGCGGATTCTTCGACGAGTTCGGCAAAAATGTCACCCTTCTTTTCGACTTCGCGGAGTCGGCAACGAGTCTTGATCTCGTCCGTCGGACAGGGTGTTTTTCCGCTTCGGATGACGACGAGGTCCGCGTCGAATCGGGACGCCGCGTCGACCGCGTATTTCAGCGCGGCGGCAGATTCCTCGGAATCGTCGATGGGACAGAGAATCGTCCTAATTGCGGCGTCAATGTCCGCATCGACCTTCGCGCCGACGGTCAAAACCGGCACACGGCTTTCACGGAGCACTGTTTCCGCGACCGAACCGAAACGGAGCTTTGCGATGCCGCCGCGGCCGCGCGTGCCGAGCGCGATCAGCATCGTCGTCTTCTTTTCAGCATCTTCGAGAATCGCGGCAGACGGCGAATCGTCAACGACGAACGAATCGAATTTCGCATCGGCGGTCAGGTTTCCACGCGCAAAGGCGTTGATCTGCGCCAGATTGGCGTCGTCGGTGCGTTGTTCCTCGGAAAGCAGTTCGTCGAGCTGCGACTCAGTAAAATATGGAGGAAGATCGGGTTCGACGGCGTGTACGATCTTCAGTTTCGCGCCGAGCGCATTCGCGAATTTGTCCGCAAACCGCAACGCGATGGCCGACTGCGGACTAAAATCGGTCGGACAAAGCACCGTCGGCTCATCCGGTCCGCGCATCGGTTCGGGATGTTTGCGGCGCTCGCTGAGATAGAACAGGACCGGCACCGCCATCCGCGAAAGCAGCAAGGACGCGACTTCTCCGGCCATCAGCGAGATCGCAAGTCCCTGAAATATCGGATCGGCGAGCATCACCGCCGATCCGGCGATGACCGCGGCCGCCGTCAGCAGCATCGGCCGGAAACGAACCGCACCGGCATCGACGACCGCATCGATCAGAGACATCCCGTGTTTCATCCGCAGTTCGACGAAATCGACGAGAATAATCGAATTGCGGACGACGATTCCCGCACCGGCGATGAAACCGATCATCGACGTTGCCGTAAAAAACGCGCCCATCAAAGCGTGGGCCGGCAGAATCCCGACGAGCGAGAACGGGATCGCCGCCATTATCGTCAAGGGCGTCTTGAACGATTGAAACCAACCGACGACGAGGATATAGATCAGGACCATCACGACCGCGAAGGCCAACCCGAGGTCGCGAAACACCTCGTACGTAATGTGCCACTCGCCGTCCCACTTCATCGCATACTTGTCCGTCAAAAACGGCTGCGCGGCGACGTAGCGCTCAAGCGCGTATCCCTCGGGAAGCTTCATCGCCTCGATCGAATCGTTGAGACCGAGAATCGCGTAAACGGGACTCTCGACCGCGCCGGCGACGTCCGCGGTGACATAGACGACCGGCATCAGGTTCTTGTGATAGATGCTCTTGTCCGATCTGACTTCTTTGATTTCGACCAGTTCGCTTATCGGAACCAGGTTCCCGGCGGCGCCCACGACCTTGATCTGCTGAAGATCGTCGAGACTTGTGCGTTCCGCTTTCGGAAGCCGCAGATTGATGAACGCGTCTTCCTTTTCAGTCGGCACGTGGAGCAGTCCGACGTTCGCGCCGTCGAGCGCGAGACGCACGGTGTTCGCGATCTGCTCGGCCGAGACCCCGCTGATCGCGGCTTTTTCCTTGTTGATCAGCAGATTGAATTTCGCTTGGTTGTCCTCGACGAACCAATCGACGTCGACGACGCCTTCGGTTTTGTCGAGAATGTCGCGGACGCCGCGCGCGATCTCGATCTGGCGCTCATAATTCGGCCCGTAAACTTCGGCGACGATCGTCTGCAATACGGGCGGACCGGGCGGAACTTCGGCGACCTTGATGCGCGCGCCGTATTTGACCGCGATCTTCTGCAACTCCGGCCGGACGCGCTTTGCGATGTCGTGGCTCTGGTCGGAACGCTCGCCTTTTTCGAGCAAATTGACCTGAATGTCCGCGACGTTCGAGCCGCTCCGCAAGAAGTAATGGCGGACGAGACCGTTGAAATTGTATGGCGACGCGGTGCCGACATATGTTTGATAGTCGACGACTTCGGGAACGGTTCCGACAAACGCCGCGAGTTCGCGCGTGATCGCCGCGGTCTGTTCGAGCGTCGAGCCTTCAGGCATATCGACGATCACCTGAAACTCGCTCTTGTTGTCGAACGGCAGCATTTTCACCTTGACGAACTTCAGCGCGACAAGAGACATCGAACCGAGCAGCAGCACGACGACCCCGATCAGAAACGTGAACCGCCACACCGGTTTGACGATGATCGACGTCATCACCTTGCGATAGAGCCGCGTCGTGAATCCCTCGTCGCCGTGTTCGTGAACGGCATCGCGTTTGAGCATTTTGAGTGCTGCCCAAGGCGTGACCACAAACGCGACGATCATCGAAAAGACCATCGCCGCCGACGCGCCGACCGGGATCGGACGCATATACGGTCCCATCAATCCGCTGACGAACGCCATCGGCAGGATCGCGGCGATGACGGCGAACGTCGCGAGGATCGTCGGATTTCCGACCTCGTCGACCGCGTCAATCGCGATCGAAACGAGCGAACGCCCCTTGTTTTCCGGCAATCCGTAATGCCGCGTCATATTTTCGACGACGACGATCGCGTCGTCGACGAGAATTCCGATCGAAAAGATGAGCGCGAAAAGCGTGATCCGGTTGAGAGTGTAACCGTAAAGATAGAAGACCGTCAGCGTCAGCGCGAGTGTCACCGGAATCGCGGTGGCAACGATTCCCGATTCGCGCCAGCCCAGCGCGAGCATGATCAGCGCCGAAACGGACGCGATCGCGATGAGCATATGAAGCAGCAGTTCGTTCGATTTTTCGGCGGCAGTTTCGCCGTAGTTTCTGGTCGTTGTGACACGCACGTCCTTCGGAATGAACGAAGCTTTCATCGACTCGACCTTTTCAAGTATCTTGTCGGCGATCTCGATCGCGTTCGTTCCCTTGCGTTTCGAAACGGCCAGCGTGACGGCGGGTTCAATGCCGTTCTGTGCGGTTTCCCCGGCCGTGTGTTTCTCACCCGGGCCGTGGCCGAACATCACGTAATCGGCCGGCTCCTCGGGTCCGTCGGTGATCGTCGCGACGTCACGCAAAAAGACCGGACGACCACCGAAGACCCCAACGACGACATTGCCGACGTCCTCGGCAGACGTCAGAAAACTTCCGGTTTCAACCAAGGCCTCGCGGTTTTGAGCGGCGATCTTACCCGAGCTGAGTTGCCGGTTCGACTGATCGATCATCGGAATGATCGCCGCCGGCGCGATCCCGCGCGAGGACATTTTCGCACCGTCAAGCAGTACGCGCAGTTGGCGCCTTTGGCCGCCGATGATCTTGACCTCCGAAACGTCGGCGACCTCCTTGATCTGATCGGTCATCTGCGCGGCGATTCGCCGGAGAGTGAAATGATCGTATGTCTTTGCCGAAAGCGTCAGCGCGAGGATCGGCACGTCGTCGATCGAGCGCGGTTTGACGAGCGGCGGCGACGCGCCCGGCGGGACGAGATCGAGATTTGCGTAGAGCTTTTGATTGAGGCGGACGATCGCGTCTTCCTCGTTCTGCCCGACCTTGAAACGCACGATCGCGAGAGACATTCCGGGCGACGAGGTCGAATAGATGTACTCGACGCCGGGAATTTCCCAGAGGAGTTTCTCCATCGGCTTCGTGACGCGTTCTTCAACTTCCTTCGATGACGCGCCCGGCATCTGAACCATCACATCGACCATCGGGACGATGATCTGCGGCTCTTCCTCGCGCGGAAGCATAAAGACCGCCCCGATGCCGAGCAGGATCGACGCCGCGACGATCAGCGGAGTGAGTTTCGATTGTATGAACGCGCCGGCGAGTCGTCCGGCGAAACCCGTGGATTTATCTGTGTGTTCGGCTCCTTCCTTCATTTCTTGCTCCGCGGAACTCAGAACCTCACCTTCGCGCCGTCGGTGACGCGCGCGGTGTCGGCGGAAACGTAGTCGTCGCCTTCCGACAGTCCGGACAAGATCTCGACGAATCCATCGGACGTCTTGCCGGTCGTGACGATTCTAAACTGCGCCAGTCCGTCGGCGCCGACAACAAAAACTCCCGAGAGCTGGCCGCGCTGGACCAATGCGCCCTGCGGAACCGTGATCGCTTCCTTCTGCGCGATCGGGAACCGTGCCAGGCCATATAGCCCGGTCCTGAGCAACGAATTCGCGGGGAGATCGATCTTCACGGTGTAGCTGCGGCTCGCCGCGTCGGCGGACGGAAGGATCTCGGACACTGTTCCGAGTATCTCCGCGTCGCCGATCGCGTCGATCCGGACCTGAACGCGATTGCCGACGCGGAAAAGCTTCGAACGCGATTCTTCGACGGCGGCTTCGAGTCTGTAAAGCGAACTGTCCTCGATCGAGAGCAACGGCATTCCGGGCGAGGCGACGGCGCCCGTTTCGGCGAACTTCTTGATGATCAGGCCCGAAACGGGCGATGTGATCTTTGAATAGCTTTCAAAAACCTTGCTCCCCGAGATCTCGGCGCGCGCTTGATCGATCCTGGCGTTGATCTGTTTCTTCTTGGAGATGATCGTCTCGACGTTGGCCTTTGCGCGATCGACCTCGGAGACGGCGACCTTCAGGCGTGACTGCGCTTCGTCGAATTCCTGAGCGCTCGCCGAACGCCGCTCGTAGAGTTCCTTGATCCGGCCAAAAGTTTTCTCCGCGAGCGCTTTGTTCTCTTCGGCGGTCTTGACGCCGGCCCTTGCCGCAATGACCGATTTGTCGATCTCGACGAGCGCCGCCTGAGCTTCTTTCAATCCGCCCTCGGCGCGCTGTTTCTGGGTTTGACTCTCGCGATTGTCGATCTCCACAAGGACTTGGCCGCGCGCGACGGTGTCGCCCTCGCCGACCGGAAACGCGACGATTCGGCCCATCATATTCGCCGACACATCGGTCGTCTTCGCAGCTTTGACGGTGCCCGTCGCCTCATAAAAATCCTCGATTGAAGATTTGGTAACCTTGGCGATCGTCACATTCTGAACTTCCGCCGCCGGCGCGACCTTGGCGGATTCTTCCTTTTTGCCGCAACCGATCAGAGTCAGAGCAAGAACCCCGACAATGATCACATATCCCGATTTGACGTTCATAACGTTCATTCCTTTGTTGGCGGTGGTTTCAACCATGATGTCGATCTTGCAACATACGCTTTCGGCTAAGTTGAATACCGCTTTCCAAAATCAAAAATCAGAACGCGCTTGCGTTCGTTAGTCTTCCGGTGGCCAACAACACCGACGCGTAGCTGACGTAATACTCGTACCGCGATGCGAGCAGATTGTGTTTCGCCCGGACCAGCGCCGACTCCGCGCGCAGGACTTCGTTGAATGTCGTCAGGCCGAATTTGTATCGGTCCTGAACGATGCGCAACGCTTCGGTGGCCTGTTCGATCGTTTTGACGGAAACCTGTATCCGCGCCCTCGCGGTCTTGAAATTCTGTTCGGCGCGAATGACCTCGAGCCGGATCTGATTCGCAAGCGCATCCAGTTCGGCGGCGGCGATCGTCTCGGCGGTCACGGTCTGCTCGATACGGGCCTTGCGGCCGGGATCGAACAGCGTGTAGGTCAAATTCACTCCGACCGTGTAATCGGTGCTGCCGTTTGCGAGATAGGGCGAACTGTAGCCTAAATTACCGAAAGCATTGACGCTCGGCAGTTTCTGATCCCGGACGCCGCGGGATCGCGCGCGGGCGACCTCGAGCGCGATCTCGGCGCGCTTGTAATCGGCGCGATTCTCGAATGCGGCCCGCAGGAGCTCCTCACGCGAATCGATCGGAAAGTAACGTTCGACGATGCTTGTCGTGTATTCGAACTCGAATTCCGGAGGAGCGCCGAGCGCGATATTGAGCGCCGCCGCAGTCGTAACGACGTTGCTTTCGGCTTCGAGCTTTTGTTGATTGACATTCGCCGCTTCGACCTCGGCAGCGAGAAAGTCGGCGTCGGTCGTCATCCCGACCTCGACCATATCCTTTGCCTTTTTGACGTTCGCCTCGGCCGACCGTAAAGCTTCGTCGTTCACCATCAGCATTTCCTTCGCGAGGACGGCGGCAAAATAGTTGCGGACGACATCGAACCGGAGTTGTTGCCGGATCGATTCGCCCTGAAACTCGGAACGCCGTTTTTCAAGTTCCGCCTGCGAAACGCGCGAACGCGTCTGGCGCTGGTCGAAGAGCGGTTTTTGAACGCTGATCGCGGTTCTGAAGTTGAACAATCCATCGGGATCGTTGAGCGCGTCAAGCGCGAAATTCGACGAACGGAAGCGGCCTTGCTCGAGCCTCGACCCGAAAACAAAGACCGGATTGTTCGAACGGATGATGCTTTGCGTGAACTGAACTATCGGCTGTTTCCCGGTCTTTGCTTCGGCGAGCGCCGCTTCGTTGGATTTTATCGCCGCATCTGCAATTCGCGTCCGCGGGTCTTGACCAAGGGCCTTTTCGGCCGCATTCTCGACCGAAAGAGCCGGCGGGAAAACCTGTTGGGCGGCGCCGGGCAAAACGGCGAGAACGAACAACAATAGCGTTGTCAGTAGATTGTGCGACTTCCTTTGCGCGGGCATACGATGCACTCCAAAAACGCGGATCAGTTTTCTCGGAAGCCTGCCTTTCGCAGAATCGTGATCATCGGGCACCAGCCGGAAAAGGCCGATTGCATTAAATTCAAGCCGACGAAAATGGTGAAATAGAAGAAATACGGACTGACGTAGATACCGAGAACGACGCTCAAGACGACGAACGCTCCGGCGATCAGATGCAGCATATTGTTAACTGTCATATCAATACCTCCATTCATTAGCGTATAACCATATAGTTATACGCTATATCTAAGGTAAGCTTCTTCACTTGCCTTGTCAAGCGGCCATCACAGACGCGAAAGCAAACTTCCCAAGATCACTCGTTCAGCAACTTTTCGACATCCGATCGGAGCGTCGATTCGAGAACGATCCCCGTATATTTTTTCGCCAACGATCCTTTCTTGTCATATAAAAAAGTGGTCGGCAAAACCATCTCGGCGTCGGTGTTCGGATCGCGCCCGGGACGGAGGATCTCATACGTGATCTTGTATTTCTCGACGAACGGCGCGATCGGTCGCGGATCTTCATCGACCGAAACGCCGACGAATACGACGCCGCGCGGCGTTAGTTCCGTCGCCGCGCTGACCAGTCCGGGAGTTTCAAAACGGCACGGACCGCACCAGGTCGCCCAGTAATTAACCACCAGGACCTTGCCGCGCTGATCCGCGAAGTTCCAAGCTTCACCATTCATTTTGCGAAGCGCGAAATCGGGCGTCGGTTTTCGATCTTCAGGCTTCCAGGGGCCGAACTGCCACCACGAAGGCGGCGCGAGAAAATAGAGTATCGCAACGCTGATCGATAGCGTGATCGCCCACTCGATCAGATTCCGGCGGCGTAATTTCGGTTTCTTGTTTTCGACCGCATCGTCTCGATGAATCATATGTTCAGTATCCGTCTCAGATTGCCACCGAAGATCGCTTCGGCGTCCGCCTTTCCGATACCGATCTCGGCCAGGACCCGGGACTGAACGTCGAAAACCTCTACAATCCAACCGCGCGGGAAAAACGAAGAGTCGGTTCCGAAAAGCAGGCGTTCAGGCCCGACGACCTTCAGCGTTTTTTCGAAGACCTTGGCAAGTTCGAGATCCGGCGCCTCATAGTTCATCCATTTGTTGCTGCTCGAACTGTCGATGTAGATATTCGGGCACAGATCGGCCGCCATCAGCGTCTCTCGCCAAAGTCCGGCGCCGAAATGCGGAATGATGAAACTCACCGTCGGAAATTCGCTCGCGAGTTTATGAACTTCCAGCGGACTCGAGAGCCGCAAGTCGAACACGCTCTTCAATCCGATCTTCTTCCGGATCCCAACGCTCAACGCGCCGCAATGGACAAATATCGCCGTTCCCGGACGATTGCCGGCGAGTTCCGCTATCGCCCGGACATTCGGATCGTCAGCGACGGAGAATCCGTGCATCGCCGGAAAAAGGCAGATCACTTTCAGCCGCAGTTCGTCAAAGGCGCGCCCCGCGCGTTCGACGGCATTCTCCTGCAACGGATTGAAAAAGAAACCGCCGCTGACACGTTCCGGAAACTCGGCAACGGCCTTCGCGATCGACTCTTCGTCATTCGGCAGGCTCGCGATCAGCAACGCTCTTGAAACCCTTTGTCCGTCGAGTTCGTCGACCCAGATCCGGGCGAGTTCGGCAGGGTCTTCCGGCGGCATTCGAAAGCCCGTCAGCTCGCCGATCTTCCCAACCGGATCGGTCTCGCGCGCAAGCGTCGCCGACTGCCGCGCGAGCATTGCAAAAAAGTTATGCGAAATAAAATGCGCGTGCGCGTCAAAGATTTCTATTTCGCCGAAAGGCGTCTGCTTTTTCATTGCTTTGTTACCAACACTTGCCCGCGTTACAGGACCAAATTGAACAAATAGCCAGAGATGATGATGCAGATCGTGACGGTACCGAAAAAGATCGCGATCAGTCTGGCGGTCATAACCTTCTTGAGCAACAACGCTTCGGGAATCGAAAGCCCGACGACGGCCATCATAAACGCCAGCGACGTGCCGATCGGAATTCCTTTGCTGACGAACACTTCGATGATCGGAACGATGCCCGTCGCGTTCGCGTACATCGGGACGCCCAATCCAACTGCCAACGGCACCGCGTACCACCTGTCACGGCCGATATAGTTCTCAAAGAAGCCGGCCGGAACATAACCGTGCAACGCCGCGCCGATTGCGATCCCTATAACCACATACGGAAACACGCTTTTGACGATGCCGAAAGCCTCGTTCGCGATCGACGGAAGACGCTTGAAGAACGTTTTCCGCTCTGATTCGTAGGCTTCGCTCTCGACTTTTGAATTCTCCCAGATCTTCTTGACCCAGTCGGTCAACAGGTACTCCAGTTTCAACGCGTTCAGAAGCGCGCCGCTGACGATCCCGAGAGCAATGCCGGTCGCGACGTAGATGGCGGTTGTTTTCAGACCAAACGAGCCGAGCAGAACGGCGACCGCAACCTCGTTGACAAGCGGCGACGTCACGAGAAACGCGAAGGTCACGCCGAGCGGAATTCCGCCTTTGACGAAGCCGATGAACAACGGCACCGACGAACAGGAACAGAAAGGAGTCGCGGCACCGAACGTTGATGCCAGCAGGTACTCGAGTCCGTAGAGTTTGTTCCGCGAAAGAAACGAACGGAGCCGCTCCACCGGGAAATACGCGTTGACGATTCCCATCAGGAACGTGATCACGAAGAGCAGGATCAGGATCTTTATCGAATCGTATATGAAGAAATTGAGCGCATCGCCGAGATGCGTTCCCTTTTCGATCCCCGCCACCCCGTAGATCAGCCAATCGGCTAGATTCTGCAACCAGTCAAACATCTTTTCAGACGAACATTGCCCTGATTTCCTCTCTTGTCGGGACCTTGCCGCGGATCATCACCTTTTCGTCTAGGACGACCGCCGGCGTCGACATTACGTCGTAAGCCATTATTTTTTCGATATCTTCCACCTTTACGATATCCGCGGTAACTCCGATATCGGCGAGCGTCTCCCGAATCACGGCTTCCGTTTGTTTGCATTTCGCACATCCCGTGCCGAGTATCTTGATCGTGGTCATTGTCTTCACCCCCTATCCAGTTTACATCCGGCCGCACGCTCCATTCCAGCAAACCTGCCGAAAGCCGGCGTCTGCTGCCAAGAGTTCGCGGAGACGATCCGGATCGACGGAAAACCGAACCCAAACTGATCGGAGGGGAAACGTCGTCCCGGCCCAAAACCAGTGCCGAAAGAAATCCGGATTCGGGGAAGAAGGCAAGCATCCCGTCGACTGCCAACGCCGAGCGCGAAATACACGACGAACAGTTTCTTAAACCCAAATTACGTGATAGAGAATTTCTTTCCCCCGAAACACGCCAAAAACGGGAAAAGTGCCATTTTTGATCTTGTTTTCGCGTATTTCGCGGGAAATTGCTTTTAATGAGCAATCTGGGTTAAACATGCGCGTCAACTACTCGTATCGCTCGTCACCCGTCCGCAAAAACATCCCTTCCATAACAACGAGCAGCAGTCGAAAGCGGCGGAAGGATTCAATGGAACATCACCGCCGGCGCAAACTGGATCCTCGAAGTAACGGAGAGTTTCAGGCATCACCTCGCGACGGTCGTATCCGCCTGTTTGTTCCATTGAAAAAATGAACCGTCGTACATTTTGACCCTGTAACCGAGGTATCGGAGCGTGAAATACGTATGCGAAGCCTGTCCGCCGGTACGGCAATAAACGACATTCGTCTTGTTCCTGGCAACGCCCGCGGCGGCGTATATCCGCCGAAGTTCCGCATCCGGTTTCATAATCGGATTCTCGCGCG
Coding sequences:
- a CDS encoding aminotransferase class I/II-fold pyridoxal phosphate-dependent enzyme codes for the protein MFDPSSRIQDYLVFGEFGDVNPSITDSSTFTFMTPERMEELFEHEIEGCFLYSRHWNPTNKYLAKALARMEDSESAQVAASGMAAISSTILQICDAGDEIIAAHTIYGGTYALFKNILPRFGIKVNFVDIRNLDEIAAKINERTRVIYCETMSNPLLEIADIPRIAEIAKANNAKLVVDNTFSPLIVSPIRLGADIVVHSMTKFINGTSDCVAGAVCASDEFVHRLTDITSGTAMLLGAVLDSMRAASILKNLHSLHLRMRQHSTNAQFLAERFKGLGLKVHYPGLPEHPQHELLTSFMNPGYGFGGMIALDVGELETANKLMTRMQQEKVGYLAVSLGYFKTLFSPPGHSTSSEIPKEERDAIGLSEGLVRFSIGLDNDIEHTYQRIERCLRELEIV
- a CDS encoding efflux RND transporter periplasmic adaptor subunit, translating into MVETTANKGMNVMNVKSGYVIIVGVLALTLIGCGKKEESAKVAPAAEVQNVTIAKVTKSSIEDFYEATGTVKAAKTTDVSANMMGRIVAFPVGEGDTVARGQVLVEIDNRESQTQKQRAEGGLKEAQAALVEIDKSVIAARAGVKTAEENKALAEKTFGRIKELYERRSASAQEFDEAQSRLKVAVSEVDRAKANVETIISKKKQINARIDQARAEISGSKVFESYSKITSPVSGLIIKKFAETGAVASPGMPLLSIEDSSLYRLEAAVEESRSKLFRVGNRVQVRIDAIGDAEILGTVSEILPSADAASRSYTVKIDLPANSLLRTGLYGLARFPIAQKEAITVPQGALVQRGQLSGVFVVGADGLAQFRIVTTGKTSDGFVEILSGLSEGDDYVSADTARVTDGAKVRF
- a CDS encoding efflux RND transporter permease subunit, with protein sequence MKEGAEHTDKSTGFAGRLAGAFIQSKLTPLIVAASILLGIGAVFMLPREEEPQIIVPMVDVMVQMPGASSKEVEERVTKPMEKLLWEIPGVEYIYSTSSPGMSLAIVRFKVGQNEEDAIVRLNQKLYANLDLVPPGASPPLVKPRSIDDVPILALTLSAKTYDHFTLRRIAAQMTDQIKEVADVSEVKIIGGQRRQLRVLLDGAKMSSRGIAPAAIIPMIDQSNRQLSSGKIAAQNREALVETGSFLTSAEDVGNVVVGVFGGRPVFLRDVATITDGPEEPADYVMFGHGPGEKHTAGETAQNGIEPAVTLAVSKRKGTNAIEIADKILEKVESMKASFIPKDVRVTTTRNYGETAAEKSNELLLHMLIAIASVSALIMLALGWRESGIVATAIPVTLALTLTVFYLYGYTLNRITLFALIFSIGILVDDAIVVVENMTRHYGLPENKGRSLVSIAIDAVDEVGNPTILATFAVIAAILPMAFVSGLMGPYMRPIPVGASAAMVFSMIVAFVVTPWAALKMLKRDAVHEHGDEGFTTRLYRKVMTSIIVKPVWRFTFLIGVVVLLLGSMSLVALKFVKVKMLPFDNKSEFQVIVDMPEGSTLEQTAAITRELAAFVGTVPEVVDYQTYVGTASPYNFNGLVRHYFLRSGSNVADIQVNLLEKGERSDQSHDIAKRVRPELQKIAVKYGARIKVAEVPPGPPVLQTIVAEVYGPNYERQIEIARGVRDILDKTEGVVDVDWFVEDNQAKFNLLINKEKAAISGVSAEQIANTVRLALDGANVGLLHVPTEKEDAFINLRLPKAERTSLDDLQQIKVVGAAGNLVPISELVEIKEVRSDKSIYHKNLMPVVYVTADVAGAVESPVYAILGLNDSIEAMKLPEGYALERYVAAQPFLTDKYAMKWDGEWHITYEVFRDLGLAFAVVMVLIYILVVGWFQSFKTPLTIMAAIPFSLVGILPAHALMGAFFTATSMIGFIAGAGIVVRNSIILVDFVELRMKHGMSLIDAVVDAGAVRFRPMLLTAAAVIAGSAVMLADPIFQGLAISLMAGEVASLLLSRMAVPVLFYLSERRKHPEPMRGPDEPTVLCPTDFSPQSAIALRFADKFANALGAKLKIVHAVEPDLPPYFTESQLDELLSEEQRTDDANLAQINAFARGNLTADAKFDSFVVDDSPSAAILEDAEKKTTMLIALGTRGRGGIAKLRFGSVAETVLRESRVPVLTVGAKVDADIDAAIRTILCPIDDSEESAAALKYAVDAASRFDADLVVIRSGKTPCPTDEIKTRCRLREVEKKGDIFAELVEESANADLIVVGVKHRFFADGSAAGKVAGIIENALCPVIAVTEAKDEK
- a CDS encoding VCBS repeat-containing protein; its protein translation is MFKLFDIRLRILVSAIALLAVISFQFSGISITSVSADSTAQPLPFAQDWTANVLTTNDNWTPVLGIEAYLGQDITVATATDPQTLLTTSALPNDLDLIANQTNPNTLTSGGVAEFDTLANPTVALQGSGTADAPYVLLYLNTTGQSNINVAYKLRDVDGSADNSIQPVALQYRIGNTGNFTNVAAGFVADASAGPSTATLETPVSATLPGDANNQALVQVRIMTTNAVGSDEWIGVDDINVTAGPAAPTQHVLDFNGDGKTDYALVRNIGGGPSGQIRWFINYTGTATTVASDWGLNGDNYVPADYDGDNKSDIAVWRGLTNNQPSGNAFFYILQSQTNTVRIDDFGITGDNPSVVGDYNGDGKDDVAVYRPGASVGQNSVWYWRTAVAGPISNQIWGLNGDFPAPGDYDGDGKNDFVIQRNNGGGNAIFWFNRTTAGISNTVFGTPTDQIVPGDYDGDGKTDLATVRAFGAAILWWHLRSSDGAAVQTVFGVAATDFPLPGDYDGDGKSDHAIWRTSAVAGESAFWFLGSTSGAFSQPMGSSGDFPVANALNN